From one Mesoplodon densirostris isolate mMesDen1 chromosome 19, mMesDen1 primary haplotype, whole genome shotgun sequence genomic stretch:
- the LOC132480691 gene encoding cationic amino acid transporter 3-like, with product MSKMLCQDVYQFGQKLIRRRPLEPREESESRMARCLNTLDLVALGVGSTLGAGVYILAGEVAKDKAGPAIVICFLVAALSSVLSGLCYAEFGARVPCSGSAYLYSYVTVGQLCAFITGWNLILSYVIGTASVARAWSSAFDSLTGNHISRVLQGTFSLRVPYFLAKYPDFFALGLVLLLTGILVLGARESALVNKVFTGLNLLVLSFMIISGFVKGDLHNWQLTEQDYRLNTSGSNDTSRLGPLGSGGFVPFGFDGIFQGAATCFYAFVGFDAIATTGEEARNPQRSIPLGIVISLCICFLAYSGVSAALTLMVPYYQIDPDSPLPHAFLHVGWAPARYVVAVGTLCALTSSLLGAMFPMPRVIYSMADDGLLFRGLARIHARTRTPIMATLASGTLAGVMALLFELSDLVDLMSIGTLLAYSLVSFSVLVLRYQPDQNLSKTEKTEKETEMKPVAEESPLESGPEAGTSKMLKSLCAPISAIPTRKSGQIIYGCASLLVLLLTILSLILAQWPSHVFSGDPVYTTAAVLLLLLITGVTVIVWRQPQSPTPLHFKVPALPVLPLVSIFVNVYLMMQMTSGTWARFGVWMVIGFVIYFGYGIRHSLEKNNQQPPASNSQTFDKNIPGAESS from the exons ATGTCTAAGATGCTGTGTCAGGATGTTTACCAATTTGGTCAGAAGCTGATCCGCAGGAGGCCTCTGGAGCCCAGGGAAGAGTCTGAGAGTCGCATGGCTCGTTGTCTGAACACCTTAGACCTGGTGGCCCTGGGCGTGGGCAGCACCTTGGGAGCTGGTGTGTACATCCTGGCTGGCGAAGTGGCCAAGGACAAAGCTGGGCCAGCGATTGTCATCTGCTTCCTGGTGGCCGCCCTGTCTTCTGTGTTGTCTGGGCTCTGCTATGCAGAGTTTGGGGCCCGGGTACCGTGCTCTGGTTCTGCGTATCTCTACAGCTATGTCACAGTGGGACAACTGTGTGCCTTCATCACTGGCTGGAACCTCATACTGTCCTATGTCATCG GCACTGCCAGCGTGGCCCGGGCCTGGAGCTCCGCTTTTGACAGCCTGACTGGGAACCACATCTCTCGGGTGTTACAGGGAACTTTCTCTCTGCGTGTGCCCTACTTCCTGGCCAAGTACCCAGACTTTTTTGCGCTGGGCTTGGTACTGCTGCTCACGG GAATACTGGTTCTGGGAGCTCGTGAGTCGGCCCTGGTTAACAAAGTGTTCACAGGCTTGAACCTTTTGGTTCTCAGCTTCATGATCATCTCTGGCTTCGTCAAGGGAGATCTGCACAACTGGCAGCTCACGGAACAGGACTACAGATTGAACACATCTGGATCCAATGACACCTCTAG ATTGGGCCCTCTGGGTTCTGGAGGGTTTGTGCCTTTTGGCTTTGATGGGATTTTCCAAGGAGCAGCTACATGTTTCTACGCATTTGTTGGTTTTGATGCCATTGCCACTACAG GGGAGGAAGCCCGAAATCCTCAGCGATCCATCCCCTTGGGCATTGTGATCTCGCTCTGCATCTGCTTCTTGGCATATTCTGGTGTCTCGGCGGCACTCACCCTCATGGTGCCCTACTACCAGATTGATCCCGACAGCCCCTTACCACACGCTTTCCTCCATGTCGGCTGGGCCCCTGCCAGATATGTCGTGGCTGTTGGCACCCTCTGTGCTCTTACATCCAG TCTCCTGGGTGCCATGTTTCCTATGCCTCGTGTCATCTACTCAATGGCAGATGACGGGCTCCTTTTCCGGGGACTTGCCCGGATCCATGCCCGTACACGCACCCCCATCATGGCCACCTTGGCTTCTGGAACTCTTGCAG GGGTCATGGCATTACTTTTCGAGCTCAGCGATCTCGTGGACCTCATGTCAATCGGGACCCTGCTTGCGTATTCCCTGGTGTCTTTTTCTGTTCTTGTCCTCAG GTACCAACCAGACCAGAATTTAAGCAAgactgagaaaacagagaaagaaactgagatgAAGCCTGTAGCCGAAGAAAGCCCTTTGGAATCTGGACCTGAAGCAGGAACCTCAAAGATGCTAAAGAGTCTGTGTGCCCCTATCAGCGCCATCCCCACTCGGAAATCTGGCCAGATCATCTATGGATGTGCCTCACTGCTTG TTCTCCTGCTGACGATCCTGAGCCTGATACTGGCCCAGTGGCCCAGCCACGTGTTCTCTGGAGACCCCGTGTATACAACCGCAGCTGTGCTGCTGCTACTGCTCATCACTGGGGTCACTGTCATCGTTTGGAGGCAGCCCCAGAGCCCCACTCCTCTTCATTTCAAG GTCCCTGCTTTGCCTGTCCTCCCACTCGTGAGCATCTTTGTGAATGTTTACCTGATGATGCAGATGACCTCTGGGACTTGGGCCCGATTTGGTGTCTGGATGGTGATTG GATTTGTCATATACTTTGGATATGGGATCCGACACAGCTTGGAGAAGAATAATCAACAGCCACCAGCCTCCAACTCCCAGACTTTTGACAAAAACATCCCTGGTGCTGAATCATCTTAA